From the genome of Geobacter sp. SVR, one region includes:
- a CDS encoding glycosyltransferase family 1 protein has translation MIDRGVRYYVDCTETVCCGLNTGIQRTVRNIIARQSLIRERTGLEVVPVVSFEGTFYRYHADRDRRIFAPLVSRILGAGRDFIDRLFFREKVNIDGVAPLPSAGPQHHLAREQAHRRIIESFRKVMPVLFHCAFWLDNGIDFHGKAEIAGKDVIFYPDAFWYRSTHLTFSRYRALKILLLHDIIPLAAPTDCDPLYSFSFRRNLAGIVRELDGIVTISRSELVHIERYLDTMDCRRPLLMYNYWGADFLSAGTEQVVREEFRHAFAAASVFVMVGSIELRKNHKMVLDAFDEFWRQGGDASLCVIGKATSHCRDVKQRIDRHELLDSKLFRFENVTDAELAYGYQNCAALIFASRAEGFGLPLVEAMWYGRPVIASDIPVFREIGGDYPRYFGLEDVQELVRQLHETIRSEEPPKPKKWLTWDQSVLNLFEKIASMAEQAAAGRTT, from the coding sequence ATGATCGACCGCGGCGTTCGATATTATGTCGACTGCACCGAGACGGTATGCTGTGGACTCAACACCGGTATCCAGCGCACTGTGCGCAACATCATCGCCCGACAGTCCCTGATCCGCGAACGCACCGGTTTGGAAGTGGTACCGGTGGTTTCCTTCGAAGGAACGTTTTATCGATATCACGCCGACCGTGACCGCAGGATCTTTGCGCCGCTGGTGAGCAGGATTCTGGGCGCGGGACGGGATTTCATCGACCGGCTTTTTTTCCGAGAGAAGGTCAACATCGATGGCGTGGCGCCGTTGCCGTCCGCAGGTCCGCAGCACCATCTCGCCCGGGAGCAGGCGCACCGCCGAATCATCGAGTCGTTCCGAAAGGTGATGCCAGTTCTTTTCCACTGTGCCTTCTGGCTTGACAACGGCATCGACTTCCATGGAAAGGCGGAGATTGCGGGTAAAGATGTGATCTTCTACCCCGATGCTTTCTGGTATCGATCTACCCATCTCACCTTCTCCCGCTACCGTGCACTCAAGATATTGCTGCTGCACGACATCATTCCCTTGGCGGCCCCTACCGATTGTGATCCACTTTACTCTTTCTCGTTCCGGAGAAACCTCGCAGGGATCGTGCGCGAGCTTGACGGAATCGTCACCATTTCCCGCTCCGAATTGGTCCACATCGAGCGCTACCTGGACACGATGGATTGCCGGCGCCCCTTGCTCATGTACAACTACTGGGGGGCCGATTTCCTGTCCGCCGGGACGGAACAGGTCGTGAGGGAGGAGTTCCGGCATGCTTTCGCAGCAGCGTCTGTCTTCGTCATGGTCGGAAGTATTGAGCTCCGGAAGAACCACAAGATGGTCCTCGATGCCTTTGATGAATTCTGGCGGCAGGGGGGCGACGCCTCGCTGTGCGTCATCGGGAAAGCAACCTCCCACTGCCGAGACGTCAAACAGCGCATCGATCGTCATGAGCTCCTCGACAGCAAATTATTCCGTTTCGAGAACGTCACCGATGCTGAACTCGCTTACGGGTACCAGAACTGCGCCGCCTTGATCTTTGCCTCGCGGGCGGAGGGGTTTGGGCTGCCCCTGGTCGAGGCGATGTGGTACGGCCGGCCGGTCATCGCCAGCGATATCCCCGTCTTCCGCGAGATCGGTGGGGATTATCCCCGCTATTTCGGCCTGGAGGATGTCCAGGAACTGGTCCGGCAACTCCACGAAACTATTCGGAGTGAGGAGCCCCCGAAGCCGAAGAAATGGCTGACCTGGGATCAGTCGGTGCTTAACCTCTTCGAGAAAATCGCCTCTATGGCGGAACAAGCGGCAGCCGGAAGGACGACGTGA
- a CDS encoding glycosyltransferase family 1 protein yields the protein MKILINATCIATARATGIERFALHIARELCQIDPSVTVVASEPLTGIPDVVIPKELAVSRSLLGRREFLFRAAWDQTVFRSTVARHNPDLIFFPIQDGMLAPPAKQVVTVHDLHYLHFRQMGDCSNEIGELRRRVFSSKMPKIFEASAAIVAVSQSTGTDLVQHFGLRPDQVTVVHNGYDEERFRVIHEVQAVLSRLGLQDKAYLLFVGSILRHKNIERVVEAVAKANTGLALVVVGANKDDAYLRAVQARARECGLDDSIFRYLEYVSDQDLPVLYRGALSFVLPSLHEGFGVPILEAMACGTPVVTSNCSAMPEVAGDAAVYCDPLSVDSIADAVRAVVWNQELRNALTTRGFERAYMFRWRRSAQRLYRLFEEVVHS from the coding sequence GTGAAGATACTGATAAACGCCACCTGCATCGCGACAGCGCGCGCCACAGGCATTGAGCGTTTCGCCCTGCACATCGCGCGTGAGCTCTGCCAGATCGATCCGTCGGTGACGGTGGTGGCTTCGGAGCCGCTGACGGGAATCCCGGATGTGGTGATCCCGAAGGAGTTGGCAGTTTCCCGCTCGCTGCTCGGACGTAGGGAATTCCTTTTCCGCGCGGCGTGGGACCAGACCGTCTTTCGTTCCACGGTCGCCCGCCACAACCCCGACTTGATCTTCTTTCCGATCCAGGACGGCATGCTGGCCCCGCCGGCAAAGCAGGTGGTGACCGTCCATGACTTGCATTACCTCCACTTCCGGCAGATGGGCGATTGCAGCAATGAAATCGGGGAACTCAGGAGACGAGTATTTAGCAGCAAGATGCCGAAGATTTTTGAAGCTTCGGCAGCCATCGTTGCGGTGTCCCAGTCAACCGGCACCGATCTGGTCCAGCATTTCGGCCTGCGGCCGGATCAGGTTACGGTGGTCCACAACGGCTACGACGAGGAGAGGTTCCGGGTTATCCACGAGGTACAGGCGGTATTAAGCCGGCTCGGCCTGCAGGACAAGGCGTACCTGCTCTTCGTGGGGAGCATCCTCAGGCACAAAAATATTGAAAGAGTGGTCGAAGCCGTGGCCAAAGCCAATACCGGACTCGCCCTGGTGGTCGTCGGTGCCAACAAGGACGATGCTTACCTGCGGGCGGTCCAGGCGCGGGCGAGGGAGTGCGGGTTGGACGACAGCATCTTCCGGTATCTCGAATATGTGTCGGACCAGGACCTCCCCGTGCTGTACCGTGGAGCGCTCTCCTTCGTCCTTCCGTCGCTCCACGAGGGATTCGGGGTTCCGATACTGGAGGCTATGGCCTGCGGCACACCGGTTGTTACCTCCAATTGCTCGGCCATGCCCGAGGTCGCAGGGGATGCGGCCGTCTACTGTGATCCCCTCTCCGTCGACAGTATTGCCGATGCTGTTCGTGCCGTGGTATGGAACCAGGAGCTCCGGAACGCCCTTACTACACGCGGCTTTGAGCGAGCCTACATGTTCCGGTGGCGTCGGTCCGCACAGAGGCTGTACCGGTTATTTGAGGAGGTTGTCCACTCGTGA
- a CDS encoding glycosyltransferase — MKVLVVSNIYPPYFVGGYELGCCNLVEALIERGHEVRVLTSTYGVNRELVQPPIYRLLRIDFDRLPSFPKVVRKEAANQRHFRRLCVEFVPDIVFCWNMSNISLSIAAIAGDLKIPVRYYLFDNWLATCELDQWFQYCRLLAPLRPLLKVLLPRLRFLVPEAPCPLDGAIFASSYLKEVAHLMGKEITAAPVVHWGVPVPALPEVTHSSPASMLYVGQVVPLKGVHTVVEAVGILKEEHGVSSISLTVVGDTGFDPEYVRHLEKLAERYGISDRVRFTGKVAPQEVGGYLNSHGLFVFPSAWDEPFGISQVEAMAAGMIVLGTATGGSAEIIKDGVNGLHFEREDCRDCARQILRLLEDPELCRRLTAGGRASVAGDFNFSRVVNDLERLLEDSRRTTTGRMAGSGRSTTGTAPVTKAEAGDLVQCATITFHKVLSTLILACVRLRRKGASEPAAAGITLFITPGDASDLILALPFLRGYAERFPDRKLIVAVRPEVVPLVAGLPIIDEVIPFPVTAPAGWQRMTRGHLSWWCYGMRLPALLSGKVGTAVSLGWRKDAAGAAGATVLAALKVGRKIGFRDAGDGLGRQVLDFFVADGPVRRYPWSGVAAMNALFASLGVTLDSDCLTAVPTGMDTLPDEVAEFVRSAPGPVVVIAPGGDSLCCWPVERHAEIGQWLQTEYGASLLILGLEFDLRRCHELHRQLPAGRKFLLAGPMSADELFAALSGASVVIGNDNCFFYAAALAGRPAVGIFGPTSNDRLELGGGRQQIVRTFLPCSPCGCDCLYDRPRCLDGVDTERVKRAVRGRIFAEHYGDTLPSRKEAGSAEPGYMPPCTEN, encoded by the coding sequence GTGAAAGTCCTGGTGGTCTCCAATATCTACCCGCCGTACTTCGTGGGGGGCTACGAACTCGGCTGCTGCAATCTCGTTGAAGCCCTCATCGAGCGGGGGCATGAAGTGCGGGTGCTGACCAGCACCTACGGGGTCAACCGCGAACTTGTCCAGCCCCCCATTTACCGTCTCTTGCGGATCGACTTCGACCGGCTTCCCTCTTTCCCGAAGGTGGTGCGCAAAGAGGCAGCGAACCAGCGCCATTTCCGCCGGCTCTGCGTGGAATTCGTTCCGGATATTGTCTTCTGCTGGAACATGTCCAACATTTCTTTGTCGATCGCCGCCATTGCCGGCGATCTGAAGATCCCGGTCAGGTACTATCTCTTCGACAACTGGCTGGCCACCTGCGAGTTGGACCAGTGGTTCCAGTACTGTCGCTTGTTGGCCCCATTGAGACCTCTGCTTAAGGTACTCCTGCCGCGGTTGAGGTTCCTTGTCCCTGAGGCCCCCTGTCCCCTTGACGGAGCCATCTTTGCCAGCAGCTACCTGAAGGAGGTTGCGCACCTCATGGGTAAGGAGATAACGGCGGCACCTGTTGTCCATTGGGGTGTTCCAGTGCCCGCCCTGCCGGAGGTCACTCACTCCTCGCCGGCTTCCATGCTGTACGTCGGGCAGGTGGTGCCCCTCAAAGGTGTTCACACCGTGGTCGAGGCGGTGGGGATACTGAAAGAGGAACATGGCGTCTCCTCAATCTCCCTCACCGTGGTGGGCGACACCGGCTTCGACCCGGAATACGTTCGCCATCTGGAGAAACTGGCCGAGCGCTATGGTATCTCCGACAGGGTGCGCTTCACCGGGAAGGTCGCTCCGCAAGAGGTGGGGGGATATCTGAACTCGCACGGGCTGTTCGTCTTTCCTTCAGCTTGGGATGAGCCTTTCGGCATCTCACAGGTGGAAGCAATGGCGGCCGGTATGATCGTTCTGGGGACCGCCACAGGCGGCAGCGCCGAGATCATCAAGGATGGGGTAAATGGCCTGCACTTCGAGCGGGAGGATTGCCGGGACTGCGCCCGCCAGATCCTGCGCCTGCTCGAAGACCCGGAACTTTGCAGGCGATTGACAGCTGGGGGGCGCGCGTCGGTAGCCGGAGACTTCAATTTTAGCCGGGTGGTGAATGACCTGGAGCGCCTGCTCGAAGACAGCCGGCGCACTACCACCGGCCGCATGGCCGGTTCCGGGAGGAGCACGACCGGTACCGCCCCGGTTACGAAAGCCGAAGCGGGCGACCTGGTGCAGTGTGCCACGATCACCTTTCACAAGGTTCTTTCCACCCTGATCCTGGCCTGCGTAAGGCTAAGGAGGAAGGGCGCGTCTGAACCGGCGGCGGCAGGCATCACCCTTTTCATCACCCCTGGCGACGCCAGCGACCTCATCCTGGCTCTTCCCTTCCTGCGTGGCTATGCAGAGAGGTTCCCGGACCGGAAGCTCATTGTAGCGGTCAGACCCGAGGTTGTCCCCCTCGTGGCCGGTCTTCCCATCATCGACGAGGTAATTCCCTTCCCGGTGACCGCTCCGGCAGGATGGCAGCGGATGACCCGCGGTCACCTCAGTTGGTGGTGCTATGGGATGAGACTCCCTGCTCTCCTCTCGGGAAAGGTCGGTACGGCCGTCTCCCTCGGATGGAGAAAAGACGCAGCCGGCGCTGCTGGCGCTACCGTGCTGGCGGCGTTGAAGGTCGGACGCAAAATCGGCTTCCGGGATGCCGGTGATGGGCTTGGCAGACAAGTTCTCGATTTCTTCGTCGCTGACGGCCCTGTGCGCCGTTACCCGTGGAGCGGGGTGGCCGCCATGAACGCCCTCTTTGCCTCGCTCGGCGTGACTCTGGACTCCGACTGTCTCACCGCGGTGCCGACCGGCATGGACACCCTGCCTGACGAGGTCGCCGAATTCGTCCGGTCCGCTCCCGGTCCCGTCGTCGTCATCGCCCCGGGAGGTGACTCGTTATGCTGCTGGCCGGTTGAGCGCCATGCCGAAATCGGCCAGTGGCTGCAGACGGAATACGGAGCATCGCTGTTGATTCTGGGCCTCGAGTTCGACCTGAGACGATGTCACGAGTTGCATCGGCAGCTTCCTGCCGGCCGGAAATTCCTGCTCGCGGGCCCCATGTCCGCCGATGAACTCTTTGCAGCCTTGTCTGGAGCATCTGTTGTCATCGGTAATGACAACTGCTTCTTCTACGCCGCTGCTCTCGCCGGGAGGCCGGCGGTTGGCATCTTCGGCCCGACCTCGAACGATCGCCTCGAACTGGGGGGCGGGAGACAGCAAATCGTGCGCACATTCCTCCCCTGCAGTCCCTGCGGTTGCGACTGCCTCTATGACAGGCCTCGCTGCCTGGACGGGGTGGACACCGAGAGAGTTAAAAGGGCCGTGAGAGGCAGGATTTTCGCCGAGCACTACGGCGACACACTCCCTTCCCGCAAAGAAGCGGGATCTGCCGAACCGGGCTACATGCCACCATGCACGGAGAATTAA